GGTTCGAAAGAAGATGTCTACTGCTGTACTTGTTGTACCTTCCCATAACCTGGTATTCCGATTTGTCCACAGGCCCCAGATGAGCATCATCAACTTCTCAAAGACATCCACTCTGAGACTTATGGCTTGAGTCAACATCCACTCCTTGAAAGAGAGTCGAGGAAGCAGAGAGTTTTGAAGGTTAAAGGGAGCTTTTGATAATAAAGCATATGTTGTTGGACACttaaaaaaaatatggtatGAGTCCTCAATCTCGGGGTCACATAGTGGGCAATTAAGCTCCCCAGCATAACCCTTTGTACTTAGCCTTTCTCTAGTAGGCAACACATTGCAGTAGGCTCTCCAAAAGCAAATTTGCACTTTGCCAGGAACTTTGGTTCTCCAAATTTTCTTCCATATAGCTCTTTAAATGCCCCATGGAAGTTGATGCAAGAGCATTGCCAAGAACTTGTCCTCTAGCAATCCAGTACGCACTCTTTACTGTGAACCAACCACGTCTATCTAAACTCCAGAAGTGCTTATCAGGGGTGTTATGTCTACTGAGAGGAATGCTGAGGATTTGGGTGGCTACATTGGGAGGAAAAGCAGCATGAATAATACCCGGAACCCATTGATGAGTTTGTGAATCAATCAAATATGCTACAAATTCAATAAGAGAGTCAAGTGGCCTTTGAATGAGAAACTGTGGACAGTTTGGGACCCAATGATCCTGCCACGCCCGAATATTAGTCCCATCTCCAACTCACCATCGAATACCACCCTTAAACACCGGACGTCCAGCAAGAATACTCCTCCAAGAGAAGGAGGGTGCATCCCCTAGGTCAGCTTGCCAAAATTCACAATGTGGAAAGTACCTTGCCTTGTATAATTGAGCTATAAGTGATGATGGGTTTGTCACAATTCTCCAACCCTTGATGTACAAGAAAATCTGAGTCTTCGACTTGCCAACTCGTAATGGGAGACCCAAGTATCTATCATGCTCTTTTTCACATTTGACTTCTAAAAGGGCAGCAAGCATTTCTTGAGTTTCAGCAGGGACATTTCGGCTAAAGACCACACTACTTTTTTGAAAATTAACTTTCTGCCCAGAGGCTCTTTCATAGATGTTCAAAATGTTCATGTAAGTGAGGCACTCCTGGATAGTAGCTGCACCAAATAAGATGTTGTCGTCAGCAAAAAATAAGTGATGAAGTATTGGGGCTTGAGGACACATCTTGAGACCCAAAATGGCTCCAAATTCAAGTGCTTGAGATATTAAAGCAGATAAACCTTCTGcacataaaataaacaaatatggCGAAAGAGGATCAACCTGTCGAATACCCCGAGATGGAAAAATTGTGTCAGATGGTTCACCTTGAACGAGAAGAGCATAGCTAACTGAAGTGAGACAACTCATCACCATATTGACCCATCTGGAAGAAAAACCAAGCTTCACTAGTATCGCTGAAAGAAATGGCCATTCCAATCTGTCTTAAGCCTTGCTGATGTCTAACTTGAGGGAGAAGAAACCTTCCTCTTGCTACTTAAGTTGATGCATAAAGTGGGCAGCCTCAGTAGCCACTAAGGTATTATTCAAAATTAATCTCCCAAGTACATATGCACTTTGGAGCGGAGAGATGATTTCAGGGAGCCACTTTTTCAAACGATTGGCAATAACTTTTGAACTGATTCTGTAGATCACATTACATAAAGCTATTGGTCTAAAATGTGAGGCAACAGTAGGAGATTTTACCTTTGGAATTAGGCAGATATGAGTGAAGTTGGATTCTTTCCAAATATCTCCATGTTCCAAGAAGTTTCGAATGGCAACACACACATCTAAGCCAACAACATGccaatatttttgaaagaaaaatggagACATACCATCGGGTCAGGGACTTTTGGAAGGATGGATCTGGAACAAGGCTACTTTTATTTCCTCATCCGAATATGGAAAATTTAGGTCTTCATTCATAAGATCAGTTACCTTCAATGGAGTGGCACGAAACACTTCTGAAATGGCAGTGTCATCAACCCCCTCTGACTTGAAGGTCATGTTATAAAATTCCAACAAGAGTCTCTTGATGTCTTGAGGATCATCCGTCCATACTCCCTCCTCATTTTTCAGGCCTCGAATAGTATTCATGCTTCTTCTATTAGAGGCCTTACAATAGAAGTAGGCTGAGTTGCGATCACCATCTTTTAACCACACAGCCCTTGATCTTTGCCTCCAATAGAAACAAAATTTGTTTAAATTTTAGTGGACTAGCTTCCGATAAAAGTTTTTTTGTTCAACGCACATGTTTGTCCAATGGCAAAAAGGTATTTTCTTGCGTTTAGCCGACATCCTTTAGCCGGACCAAAGCTGTTGTAGATTATTTAATATGCCAATCTGGTTCATCTAATTAGCTGACTtcttgtcataaaaaaaaattaaataaatagttGATGACTTCTACAAAAAAAGCTATTACAATTGGTTGACGGAAGATGAAACCGCGTTCCACCTATATAATCATTTTAAAACTCCTCAAGTGGAATAAAACAGTGAAACATAGTTTTCTAATTTTAAAACTGGGTCAAttacaacaaaaaacaaaaaaaaatatgctcAAGCCGCAGCCGCTCTCTCTaaactagggttagggttttattttgccGACTGCGtagttttctctctttgtcaCTTCAATGGCAACGATCGACGCAATGGCAGCCCGCCTGGCCTCCTCCCTAGCCCTCGCTGATAGGAAAAACTCGGTGGATCTGCACCTGTCCAAGGGGTTGAGACAACCCGAAGCTTTCATGCTTGGTAAGCTACTTATGGCGAGGGAATACTCTCGCAGATCGTTCCTGGGAATGTTCTGGGCTACATGGAGGATTAATGGTAGCCTCCGAGTAGAGGAAGTCGGAGAAGATGATGGAGTTTTGTTCACCTTCACAGACCCAAATGATGTTGATCGTGTTTGGAAAGGTGGACCATGGGGCTATAACACAACTCCGATAGCCCTTGCTCCATATGACAGTGTCAGCCCAGCAGTGGAGGTACCCCTCAAGAAGTCATCATACTGAATGACGCTGTAAGGAATACCACCTGTATTCAGATCGGAGCGTATTATGCGCCTCATTAGAAGTACGCTTGGCGACTTCAAGGAAATCGATCGTCCAGCGTTCAGGAATCGATTCATGGGCATCCGGGTTGAGATCGACTACGTGAAGCCTCTGTTACTCCGGCGTTGATTCTAGGTCGAAGACGCAGTCCAGTTCATAGTGCAGTTCAAGTATGACAAGATCTTTGGTCGTTGCTGCACCTGTGGATTGGTTACTCATGTTGGCCTCCCCTGCTCTGGGCTAGAGCTAGTTGAAGAGACTGATACACCGGCAGGGACAGTAGCACCACCCACAGCTTTGGCTGCCCTACGGGAACAACTGGTACCGAACCCTAACTTCAATAGGGTGGTGATAAacaacaaaaccctaattttcaaAGCTCAAGTGCCAAGGAGTATACCAGAAGCTCTTCTCCCTCAGTCGGTCATGAACATGCGACGCAATAAGAGACAAGTGTAAATTCAGGAACTGCCTGAACCAAGACAAAATGAAAATCCAATTACCGGACTGCGTAGGATTAGAGAAGATGATGAGGTAACAATCTCTCCTAAAAAACTCAGTTTGAGCCTTgctattggaaaaaaaaatgtggatgCAGTGAGCATGAGTTTGATAGAGGGACCTTCCAATAACAATGAACAACCCAAAAGGAAGAGGGGATGTCCTATTGGCAGTGTAAACAAACTACCATATGCGACAGCAGGCAAAGGGAAGAATGCAAAGCCAGATGGAGAATCTGACAAGATGAAAAGCCAGAAGACCAACCTGATGCCGAGATTGTTGGTTGCTGATGAGACTGAGCAAGTACTAGCTCTAACCCTACGGGGAAAGAGAAGGTGCTTGCTTAAGGTATCAAAAAATTTCAAGACATTCtgaacttcaagccttctcaagtgggagtgatttctatatgcttctctaagatgtttctagttgatatgtgtaccacaattgagtgcttggcagattagactagatgattGATTTTGCCTTAGAAAGCGAGATTATTCGTACTTAATTTGTTGGCTTGCTGTTCAGCGAGCGACCATTTagattttaatgagtttaggTGTGACTTAGATAGGTTATCCAGTCAATTTGTGGATtctcttatgtaagttctgttagactctggcctgtaTTCATGGCTTTGATTTCTAATAATATCaaatcctattaaaaaaaattacagtcaCCCACCTCCCCACCAAAAAATCATTTCATAGAAACAAGAAAGTGAACAAACTTTACATTCTGGCAGGTGACTAAAAATTTTGTGAAATaagagaaaatgaagaagaagaaggaaagtcGTCAATGGCGGCTTGTTGGGTCTCCAGTAGGCGTCTTATACTCCCTAAAAGCATTCAACTTATCAAAAAACCAAAGCATTTTGCTCTCACTTCCCTTCACTCCTTTAGGGTACTCAATTGTTTCTAGGGGAAATgttcatttacccaatttcagcttaaaaattgctcacttgctccactaacagttttttaaccccatttactcaaaacactctaaggccATGTTTGTTTCCCGGAAAGTgggcattgggaaaggaaatactttcctttcctgcgtttgggGACAGCCAAGGAAGGGAAACACTTacccaaaggaaaggaaaaagtggaggaatttggttccctcccccccccctccGGAAATActttcccaaaggaaaggaaagtgattcctttcctttccagtcaaccaaacatggcctaagggattatttccctaatacccaattaattcgttttttattctttttatttatttttgggactttttttccctctccttctttcttacttagagagagaagtcatctccaccttgctgtgctccggtgaccagtggccgaccGTGGTCTCTGGTGACCGGAGTCCGGCGTCCAGTGATCGGAATCCGACAACCAGTCACCGGAATCCCAAATCCGActgccggattccggcgtctgattttattaccccccaataatacttagtaatcatattattgcttcccaataaacttgttattggggatcaataattagtgaaaaatgaagatgttttgaattttgaaagctttcaaaggtttatccaaataaataattttattattgcccccaataatcttattattgccccaataaacattttattgcccctcagtaatcttattattatcttccaataatcttattattgccctccaataatcatattattaccctccaataatcatattattgcccttaagtgaattgcataaactcccaaaaccaacactacagacacaattgatcaagttgtatgttcaattgtacacgttcacttttttttccttcctcattctcggagctcacagtatatcaaaaaaaaaaagatgtacCTTCTATAGAATTCAATAGaacctttttttcctttctttatgGGCTTTTGCCCCcattttgcaaaaaaaaaaaaaaaagatttgggcACCCATACACCGTCCGAGGGTATTCCCTTTGATGTTGAAATCCACCAACTGCGAAATTGGTTATCGTCGACGGCAGCGTTCCTTCCAAGATGTTGTGATCTAGCGCAGAAGCTCGCCGGAACCTGACCAGAAAACAGGCTACACGACAGTTGATGAGCTGAAGCTGAGTTAGTTGGGGATGCTCCTCAGATTCTcgtcggggagagagaggaaTAGAGAAATTGGATctggaaggaggagagagataaagagggACTAGAAACGAACTCGAGTCGAACTGGTGACTGGAGAGAATTGAGCGTTGATGACTTCGAAGGTGGACATAGAGAAACTGGCGGCGAGGTCGGCAGAGGGCGGCATCGTCGTCTTCAGGCCGAGAGAAGCAGGCGGCCTTGTCGACGGAGGGCATCGTCTCCATCGTTGCACCGGATATGGTGATCggagatcagagagagagaggatcggagatcaaagagagagagagatcggatcTGGAATGAGGAGAGAGATAAAGACTAGGATTTTGTAATTTCTTAATTAAGTTATGGGTAAAATGGCCGTTTTCTGTTAAATTGGGtaggtgggaacaaaaatttgttgctagagtaagtgggataattttggtttttttttttttgtgcttttgGTCAAGACCCCTTGTTTCTACTCTAAATTTTAGAACATTGAAAAGTCTCAATCTTTTACATCAAGTTCTAATGTATTTTAGCTATTtgtcatgatgatgatgatgggtgTTGGAATTCTTTGATTTACAGATTGATTGGTTTTAGTTGAGGGGTTGGGGGAGAAAAGTCATGGATGATATTTGCTGGGTTTCATTGACTTTTTCTGAATTTCTTGGTGCTGAGTTTTACCTATCAGATGATTTCTTTGCATGTAATCTGCGTCTCTTTCAGGATGAAAATACCATACACCACTTTGCTTCCTTCAGTTAAAGTTCAATTCTTTTTCTCTATGTTAATTGGGTCCATGGTTGAAAGCAATGTTACACCAGCTCACTTACAGTTTGATATTGTTACTGAAAGTGACCTGAGAgtttagtgagatttgaactGTATCAAAATGGTGTGCTTTAACAATTCTACAGTGTAAGATGTGCACAGTCTTCCTTGCCTGACACGCTCCGTGTTCGTTATTTTCATCCTAATTAGTCTGTTGAAAATCTGAAAGTGGCCAAAGAAGATAGTGAGGCGTGAACTGCATCCATAAAATGTCGTTTAGTCACTGTGAAATTTACTTATATATGCTTTATTCGTTGACAATCACAATTAAATTACTAGGTTTGGTTAGAAATTTAACAgcctgaaaaatgaaaatgaattttGTTGGAACCAAAAGTGCTCGTCTTTTaaattcttcattttgtttttccctCTGTCTCAGCTTACTTCATATAGTTGTGTTTATAGTTTCAAGATGCAAGCTTTCATTGATGGAGGGATTGGAGAGCACGTTGCTATGGTTTTTTTGTGGTCTAGCTAGAAGAAGATTGTCAACTTGATGCTTATCGAGGGTTACTGTTTTACGTCTTGGACGGTACATTATTGAGTCAAATGATCTTCTAGAAGGAGCTTAGATTTATCAAATTTGTCCCCATGACTTTGAAagcatattttttgtttttttttatgactcATGACTTTAAAAGCATTGGCAGAACTATCATAGAACTTTCTCAATTATTTAGTCTAAGCTAAGTTCTGTGTGGCCTAGTAAAGCTATCCTTGTGAAACAGAAAATAATTGACATTGTTCTTTTGCAAAACATATTCGAGTTGGGATGCAActgggatttgttttgtttttcttattcatCTTTAGTTTGCTTCCGTCACAGTATGGCGCTGAAGTATATAACATAACTCCTTCACACCCATTAGCAGAGGGACAAACTCTAGTTTCTCCTGGCCAAATATTCGAAATGGGCTTCTTCAGTCCTAATAGTTCTGCCAATAAGTATTTAGGCTTGTGGCACAAAAATATTTCTCCCCATAAATATGTGTGGGTGGCTAACAGAGATAATCCTCTTCCAGCTACAGACACCTTGGCTACTTTGAGAATTAGCAGCAATGGAAATCTGGAGCTCATGGATGGGAAACAGAGTTCAGTCTGGTCAGCCAACATATCTAATTGTTCATCTGCAGTTCTGTTCGATAATGGAAACTTTGTTGTCAAAGATGTTATGGGAGCTGATTTGTGGGAGAGTTTTAATAATCCTAGTGACACACTTCTACCAAGCATGTTGATGGGATATAATAGTGGTTCTGGAAAACGGAATTTCTTGACATCTTGGAAAAGGGAAAATGATCCATCACCAGGGATATTCTTGATCGGACTATCAACAAAGTTTCTGGCACAAGCGTATATTTGGATTAATGGATCTACTCCCCACTGGAGAAGTGGGCCATGGGATAAATCAAGGTTTATTGGTATGCCCCCCTCATCAAATTCTCTGTATCTAAATCCATGGACTCTTGATGATAATGTGACACAGGGAACAAGGTATTTATCTTACAGTTTTGATAAAATTCCTGGTCACAATCTTGCATATGCCGACATATCTTTTGAAGGTATAGGGAGCTTTGTTGTTTCAGCAAGTGGCAAGAACTAGAATCTTCAGTGGAAGTTATGGAACAACCCATGCGATAATTATGGCGCCTGTGGACCTTTTGGGGTTTGCAAAGCTTCTGAATCTCCAATTTGCAAGTGTTTGAAAGGGTTTATACCCAAGTCAAATGAGGAATGGAGCAAAAGAAACTGGACCGGAGGTTGTTTAAGACGAACGAAGTTGTCTTGTGAGACCAACGCAAATGAATCAGTCTCATCAAAAGGAAAAGATGGGTTTTTGAAGTTGGAAAGATTGAAGGTACCCGATTTTCATGAATATTCAGGTTCTGTGGCTCTAGCCAAGTCCGAGGACTGTAAGTTACTGTGCCTGAGCAATTGTTCTTGCCTGGCTTATGCTCATGTTAATAACATAGGGTGTTTGATTTGGTCCAAAGACCTTATTGATATGCAGCAGTTTCCATCTGATGGAGAAGATCTTTACGTCCGCCTAGCACGCTCAGAACTAGGTAAATGATAATAGCTCTTGCACAACTCCTATACCGCTAACTTTTGTTTGTATCGTAAgtcaattttgttttttcttttcaggtGAAAGAAAACCAGTAAAATTAACTGCCAGCCTTACAGTTATTGGATTTTTGAGTATCGTGGTTGCTATAGTCTTCAGTTTGCACAGGCGGCGTGCTAACCAAAAGCGTAAGAGAATTGGATGAGGGGGTCAATTAATGTAACATATTATAagaatttattatttattatctgTTAC
This portion of the Rosa chinensis cultivar Old Blush chromosome 1, RchiOBHm-V2, whole genome shotgun sequence genome encodes:
- the LOC112191907 gene encoding G-type lectin S-receptor-like serine/threonine-protein kinase SD1-29; this encodes MAARLASSLALADRKNSVDLHLSKGLRQPEAFMLGKLLMAREYSRRSFLGMFWATWRINGSLRVEEVGEDDGVLFTFTDPNDVDRVWKGGPWGYNTTPIALAPYDSVSPAVEVEDAVQFIVQFKYDKIFGRCCTCGLVTHVGLPCSGLELVEETDTPAGTVAPPTALAALREQLELPEPRQNENPITGLRRIREDDEVTISPKKLSLSLAIGKKNVDAVSMSLIEGPSNNNEQPKRKRGCPIGSVNKLPYATAGKGKNAKPDGESDKMKSQKTNLMPRLLVADETEQVLALTLRGKRRCLLKYGAEVYNITPSHPLAEGQTLVSPGQIFEMGFFSPNSSANKYLGLWHKNISPHKYVWVANRDNPLPATDTLATLRISSNGNLELMDGKQSSVWSANISNCSSAVLFDNGNFVVKDVMGADLWESFNNPSDTLLPSMLMGYNSGSGKRNFLTSWKRENDPSPGIFLIGLSTKFLAQAYIWINGSTPHWRSGPWDKSRFIGMPPSSNSLYLNPWTLDDNVTQGTRYLSYSFDKIPGHNLAYADISFEASESPICKCLKGFIPKSNEEWSKRNWTGGCLRRTKLSCETNANESVSSKGKDGFLKLERLKVPDFHEYSGSVALAKSEDCKLLCLSNCSCLAYAHVNNIGCLIWSKDLIDMQQFPSDGEDLYVRLARSELGERKPVKLTASLTVIGFLSIVVAIVFSLHRRRANQKRHLEVIAQGLESTSMIRNHRAGLREYIGKRDPSQLKIYDFDSILIATDNFSITNKLGQGGFGPVYKGMLPEGKEIVVKRLSSCSRQGVEEFKNEMLLISNLQHKNLVRMMGCCVKEDEKLLIYEFMPNKSLDSFLYDPTKRAVLNWATRFNIIQGIARRLIYHHHDSYVKVIHRDLKVSNILLDEKMNPKISDFGLARIVEETQSLENTQKVVGTCGYMSPEYAMGGIFSEKSDVYSFGVLVLEIISGKKNTNFCLYDQQLGFLAYTWKLWNEGKASDLVDEVLDDSYFSSEVMRCVHVGLLCVQDNAADRPTMVDVASILSSEKDGSLPKRPVFTIQNSVYHSGPYYENTNSSKNEASITMIEGR